atatctattttttttattataatcaaaattttttagttGAAGAAGCCGGAGGAAAATGTTTACCATGTGTAGTTGATGTAAGAGATGAAAGTCAAATATCAGATGCTGTTAATAAATCAATTAGTAAATTTGGAGGTATCGATATAGTTGTTAACAATGCAAGTGCGATTTCATTGACTCCTACATTAGATACAGAGATGAAGAGATATGATTTGATGCATAATATCAACACAAGAGGAACATTTTtagtgtaaacatttaaaatattattatttaattaattcaatatagtTTCTGATTTTAGGGTTAGCCCTGAGCCTATTATTTCTGAGATATTTCCGTGGGatattaaacagttaaaatgactactttactatataatttttactgcGATCAATAAgtctaacaaaaataaaaaaaaaatagtacatcATAGTATAAAtctagttttgaaaaaaatattaaactaaaaataaaccatttGGTTTTAATATCAGCTATTTTTAGAGTTCATTCCAAATAGCTTTGAGAGTTTCAGTATTTTCGAATAAAACCGTAATCAAATTATAGTCCAAagaagtatacttaaataaggAACTGGGTTCCCATAACTTGTGTACTTGCCAAGTACACCAATAATCAAATGGGCCAATAATTCACGCATACACTAATAAGTATTCCAATGACtagtatatttttcaaatatattcatTAGTATTTTAGCCATTCCTTTGACTTGTGATACATTAACCAAAAATCCTCATGAAACACACTAGTGGAAAAATAATTACACTAGTAGACTGTTTCTATAGCAAGGCAAGTTCCACAAGTGACAAATATTTGTCAAGTTTTCCAGTTGTTTTAACCCTTCTGGACGCTTTAACAGTCTGGTTTGTGAGTGTCAGcgctattaaataaattaaagctatttttttttaacaatgatataatatttattcatgaaataattgttcactataaaattatgtacaaataataagaTACTTGATACAACTCCAATACGCACTTGTCTggcataggtaatatattttaatagtatttctTTGTTCTAGGTCAAAGATGTGTATACCTCATCTGAGAAAAAGCAAACATGCACATATCTTAAACATTAGTCCTCCATTAAACATGAATCCTAATTGGTTTAGAGACCATGTTGCTTATACAATGGCTAAATATGGAATGTCAATGTGTGTGTTAGGAATGGCTGCTGAGCTTAAATCAGATAATATTGCTGTGAATGCTCTATGGCCAAGAACTggtaataacaaaatagaattttatattCTGAATTTATAACCTAACtaacatgtatttattttacaatgatgtgttttttttatttttgtgtctgtcattaccgtttgggacagtaaaactgctttgatttttttcaacagtatcttatTCCAAGGTCAATAATCTAGTTGGTgcttggggaggtcaaaatgtaatattcctaatagttttcaaaagcgcaggaaaaacaggaatttttacgccaAATCGGTtttagacaaaatattttgacatgttttgagctgttaacaaacatatttaagtttccatttttagttttttttctttaaatattaataaaatatttgtttggtaagaaagcttgaaaattgaatacaagacttctaatatattgttacaatgacgtttgaaaaatattaaaaatccagtcataatttataacattttgcaAAACTAAaccctattttaaaaattatagaccaatacaaaaattacaaaatataacatatattgaatcatattaagtatattgtgcacaacattaaaaaaaaagtagttacGTGTTAAACTTGctcagtttaaatttttaaagagatatataaaaaaaacaattattactcaAATACTATTTACAACCTAtcctatttgattttatatatttgtactatAGCAATATACACTGCGGCTGTTGAAATGTTATCTGGATCTACTGAAGCAAAAAAGTTATCTCGTAACCCAGAAATTATGGCAGATGCCGCTTATGCTGTACTTAGTAGGTCTGTTCAAAATTGTACTGGACAGTTTCTAGTCGACGATGAAGTATTACGACAAGAAGGAATCACTGATTTTGACCAATATGCCAGTGATCCAAGTAAGTtctttagttttattaattttcctaGATAGCTATTTGTtggtaaattacacataaaACAGGACCCttcaagttataataatttagatatttacctataagtatttataagttacataaaaattgaaatatattaacacagataaataattatcttagttttatgtttaataattcaatttacagaggacaattcactctaatataaaaattaaaacctaaacAACATAAGATTGGATCTACTAAGTTCCttgagaaaataaatagtataagaCAACCTCTTAatcaattttatacatttctaatgaAAAACAGATAATTACAATATGTTAGTTTAAAGCAACTGTggttagaaataataatttaactttaaatgtataaaaatacatgttttatgtaaatttaattatattaattcattttaaaaatgtgttgctATATAACTTAAAATCTTTACATCTGCATCTACAAATTGTAGAATTTTGCACTTAGAtccataatctatattatactgataaatatttcattttttgtttagcCTATAAAGGAGATTTAATGATGGACTTCTTCTTGGATGAATCACCTCATGATGGTTTCAATCAAGGAAAAGAAAAATCTCAAAAAGCTAAAAAATTAGATGGAAAAGATAATATTGAGGGTATATTCACAAAAATCAATTCACATCTGACTCCAGAAATAGCCAAAGGAACAAATGCCTGTTTCTTATTTGTAGTAAAAGGTTATTAGAATTGAATACActcatagtaaataaatattaaattctacaggtaatgttaatatgtataatattaattttctaggAGACGAGGATAGAACTTACTATGTAGATCTAACTGGAAATGGTGCAGCTGGAAAAGGTAAACCAACTACAAAACCAGATGCCACTTTAACCATGGAAGCTGATAAAATAGAAGAATTATTTGATGGTcagttacatttatttaatttattataattgtatttctaaccattcaataaaatattaacttatataaactattatcttTTTAGGAAAGCTAAAAGCTGGCGACGCTTATATGTCTGGAAAACTTAAGATCAGCGGCAGTTTAATGAAAGCAATGAAATTGGAGaaacttatgaaattattaaaagctaaatattaagttttttaatcaTGTAAAAAGTATGTATACCACTTTTGAGGAATTGATTTGTATTTCAACTTAATGTTATGTTGAGAAAAAAAACTTGTGGTAttattaaacagttaaaaaataaccatcGTTTCAcctaatttcaatatttttataatcgtgtgcttttttataaaataaatatatgtcaaGTTATGTTtgtatggtttaaaaaaataatttaaaaatatttagcgcaaaataaaaaaaaaaaatttattttatacacaagtTTTACACATCAAACTTAATTTTGAACTCTAGACTGagcaatattgaaaaataagtaatgatattaaatgtttagatataaaaacattattttgcttaaataataatggtaacttaattgttgtatacaataaatgatataattatgagttttcatgatatacatatatttcagatttaatatttttaagagatTCAAAAACACCTTCTTGACCATGCATAAATGGCCTTTGAGTTTTAGCAGCTGTACAAAGAATTGCCAAGTCATTCATTTTTCTAGCAATACTGTTGTTCCAATATCCGGCACGCTCGTCTAATAGTTCTTCAATGGGACGTTCAATTTCACTTATATGAGTTAgctaaaataagaaaaaaaaataattatactagaaaatatttatcaccacaaaattaatttctaacCAAGTCGCAACCAGACCGATATTCATCGTACGGTGCTAATCCTGTTAATAACTCCAATAATACAACTCCAAAGCTGAAAACATCGATTTTCATAGAAATATCACCTCTAAATGCCTCAGGTGACATATATGCAGATGTTCCTATTGCAACAGATGTCATTGTATGATCTCCAAGGCGGGTTAAGCCAAAGTCTCCAATCTAAGGAGAACactaagtaaatatataatatacaacattattatatataaatattattgtgatacatGCCTTGgcaataaatttattgtttagaaGTATATTAGCGGTTTTAATGTCTCGATGTATGAAAGGTTTTTCAAATGCTGTGTGTAAGTAAACTAAGCCACTGGCTACATCTGTTCCAATTTTTATTCTTAGTTTCCAATCTAATATTGATGATCTATACTGttcaattatattgttaattaattttaaaattatatttcatagtaTTTGTATCATTCTTCAAAAACATACTTTGCACGCAATGCAATCAAGCAATGAACCCTTTTCCATAAATTCATAAACAACACATGGCTGCTCATCGTATGAAATTGCCAGTAttggtaataaattatcatgtttaaattttaaaacaatatcaatttcatttaaatactgtttaaaatctttttcttcaaatattttttccatacGTTTTATTGCCACTATTTGGTTAGTTAATTTGGCTTTGAATACTTTACCAAATCCACCAGCTCCAATTAAACATGAATCCGAAAATCCATTTGTGGCATTAGATAAGTATTTGTAAGATAACTTAATTTCACCAAacctacaaaaaataataataataataaattaaaaacaattaaccaAACCCAAACAATTACCCTTTTCTTTTATActaaatacagttttaaaatggtcaaaaaacgttaattagtataatttattattaacttagtaCGGAGCGCTACTACTTAGAAATTTCGGGGTCTGGAGCTAATTTTTTGTGTCCTATTGTGACTTACTAAAAATtcgggcaaaaaaaaaattattccaaaaaatataaaaaaatctatggaTTATGCCCAATCAGAGTGACAACCAAATTACAGTAATTTACATAACTGCATTAACAGTCATGTCTGTCAACGTGTTAATGGGACGGCACTAGGCATTATTTATTCTACAAATAGTATAGGTCAGGGATGCCAAACACTTAAGtactctgtatttttttttttttttttttgatgaaacctaaaaacagtaaaaatccTCATTCTGACTACATAGGTAAGAGACATAGATaaacgttataaaataatttaaatttaacacaacaATAACTAGGATTTTGAAAACATCAGTTTCCTTTTTATTTACACATAATGTTTTTCATACAGAATACTACAACTTTAAAAAACCCGGATAACACTAAGCtagacattttagattctgagtagaacgaaaaatgtattgattttacaatgattgtattttttttaatttttaatttttgtgtccgtcatcaccttttaggatagtaataatgcttagattttctacaacagtatcttttccgataggaaagtgaatctagttggtactttggaaggtcaaaaataaaaatttcccagtagttttcaaaagcgctgtgaaaaacaaaaaggaaaaattaaggaaaaacaggaatttttacgcaaaatctgcttttgagaaaatcaattttggttttcggTGTAACTCTATAACAAATGTTACGTatttacatgaaattttcactggttgtttatatttgcattttctgtacaagataaaattttaaaaatattttgatttgttttgaactaactaggaacattttcagtttccaattttattagtattttttctaaGGATAtctataaaactttatttgttaggtaaaaaagcttgaaaatgtaatacaaggctcctactatattgttacaattttatttgaaaaatattaaaaatccttagtcacagtttttatttataaccatttaaagttcaaagcttgacaaaatacggaaaaatcacgaaaattagcaaattattttgagttgagaatttataaaaatttttctttttaaatctaagatttcaaaatgtaatacaagattatccataagtttgtctacctttatcaaaaaaaaaatgtctacaagaaagtcaaattaaatttttatgagcctttgaaattcatatttttacaacatttgatattcactcgatttctcatgtaacaattttgctattttgttgttattcaaaaggGTGTgaatgtagatacttgaaaattttactgaatgtttataatagcattttcatacacgataaaatgttgaaaataatttgattctttttgagctgtttacggacatagtcagttttcaatttttttttgtataaatatcaataaaattttatttgttaggtaaaaaaaagtgtaaatttaatgcaaggctcctgatatattgttacaatagcagttaaaaaatattaaaaatacataggcacaagtgtcccacttgtaacctattatacagcagagcaacatccactaacccaccttttttacattacaattttataataaaattacgaataaaaatattttccgatATTGTGAGTTTGGtatgcatatataataaataatatatattatatgtgtatccTTCACCAAGCGTTACGTTGAAAGCCCATAGGTACGAAAATTAATTCAGAGAAGTTGACTGATTCTTATGTTAAACACTTGCACCGCTTTGTTATCGTATGTcgaaaaaacaaaatctaaGAATTTCCAAAGtacgtttattacaatttagtatgattgttattaattgttaatgtgtCAAAAAAGTCATTGGGTATTTAAATGTGTCTTGGACTGTGTGAAGTttggtaagtttcaaaacgGACCTCCGTAGAAATT
Above is a window of Metopolophium dirhodum isolate CAU chromosome 3, ASM1992520v1, whole genome shotgun sequence DNA encoding:
- the LOC132940517 gene encoding interleukin-1 receptor-associated kinase 4-like, with the translated sequence MMLKTTEVRKMDASLKNELVNLLNINDGWKSLMAAVTVDCDPNKSLKYTNDHFKLIEMAGQTQRRFCSEIFLEEWGTSGHIRPNLKILMDLLLELKLIRAAECVASKIMIDIPIDRLATSMNLTKIDEYTDNDNSENWKSTMYAHQIEPRSTLNDDKDNTRFGEIKLSYKYLSNATNGFSDSCLIGAGGFGKVFKAKLTNQIVAIKRMEKIFEEKDFKQYLNEIDIVLKFKHDNLLPILAISYDEQPCVVYEFMEKGSLLDCIACKYRSSILDWKLRIKIGTDVASGLVYLHTAFEKPFIHRDIKTANILLNNKFIAKIGDFGLTRLGDHTMTSVAIGTSAYMSPEAFRGDISMKIDVFSFGVVLLELLTGLAPYDEYRSGCDLLTHISEIERPIEELLDERAGYWNNSIARKMNDLAILCTAAKTQRPFMHGQEGVFESLKNIKSEIYVYHENS
- the LOC132940518 gene encoding hydroxysteroid dehydrogenase-like protein 2, which translates into the protein MLNTGKLSGLTLFITGGSRGIGKAIALKAARDGANIVIAAKTAEPHPKLPGTIYTAAKEIEEAGGKCLPCVVDVRDESQISDAVNKSISKFGGIDIVVNNASAISLTPTLDTEMKRYDLMHNINTRGTFLVSKMCIPHLRKSKHAHILNISPPLNMNPNWFRDHVAYTMAKYGMSMCVLGMAAELKSDNIAVNALWPRTAIYTAAVEMLSGSTEAKKLSRNPEIMADAAYAVLSRSVQNCTGQFLVDDEVLRQEGITDFDQYASDPTYKGDLMMDFFLDESPHDGFNQGKEKSQKAKKLDGKDNIEGIFTKINSHLTPEIAKGTNACFLFVVKGDEDRTYYVDLTGNGAAGKGKPTTKPDATLTMEADKIEELFDGKLKAGDAYMSGKLKISGSLMKAMKLEKLMKLLKAKY